Proteins encoded within one genomic window of Bacillus thuringiensis:
- the ffh gene encoding signal recognition particle protein: protein MAFEGLADRLQQTMQKIRGKGKVSEADVKEMMREVRLALLEADVNFKVVKDFVKRVSERAVGQDVMKSLTPGQQVIKVVQEELTELMGGEQSKIAVANKPPTVIMMVGLQGAGKTTTTGKLANLLRKKHNRKPMLVAADIYRPAAIKQLETLGKQLDMPVFSLGDQVSPVEIAKQAIAKAKEDHHDYVLIDTAGRLHIDEELMDELAKVKEVAKPDEIFLVVDAMTGQDAVNVAQSFHEQLGLTGVVLTKLDGDTRGGAALSIKAVTNTPIKFAGMGEKLDAIEAFHPERMASRILGMGDVLTLIEKAQATVDEEKAKELEQKMRTLSFTLDDFLEQLGQVRQLGPLDELLGMLPGANKIKGLKNAQVDEKQIGHIEAIIRSMTKLEREQPEIINASRKKRIAKGSGTTVQEINRLIKQFDDMKKMMKTMTGMQKGKKKGLGGLKFPFM, encoded by the coding sequence ATGGCATTTGAAGGATTAGCCGACCGACTTCAACAGACAATGCAAAAAATCCGCGGCAAAGGAAAAGTTTCTGAAGCCGATGTGAAAGAAATGATGAGAGAAGTTCGTCTAGCTCTTTTAGAAGCGGACGTTAACTTTAAAGTAGTAAAAGATTTTGTAAAGCGTGTGTCTGAACGTGCTGTCGGACAAGATGTAATGAAAAGTTTGACACCTGGACAACAAGTAATTAAAGTTGTACAGGAAGAACTTACAGAACTTATGGGCGGAGAGCAAAGCAAAATTGCTGTTGCTAATAAGCCACCGACTGTTATAATGATGGTTGGTCTGCAAGGTGCAGGTAAAACGACAACAACAGGTAAACTTGCGAATTTACTGCGTAAAAAGCATAATCGTAAACCAATGCTTGTTGCAGCGGATATTTACCGTCCAGCAGCGATTAAACAGCTTGAAACATTAGGGAAGCAATTGGACATGCCTGTTTTCTCTTTAGGAGATCAAGTTAGTCCAGTTGAAATTGCGAAACAAGCGATTGCAAAAGCAAAAGAAGATCATCACGATTATGTTTTAATTGATACAGCAGGTCGTCTGCATATTGATGAAGAACTAATGGATGAATTAGCAAAAGTGAAAGAAGTTGCGAAACCGGATGAGATTTTCCTAGTTGTCGATGCGATGACGGGACAAGACGCGGTAAATGTAGCACAAAGTTTCCATGAGCAGTTAGGTTTAACAGGTGTTGTATTAACGAAATTAGATGGTGATACGCGCGGTGGTGCGGCATTATCTATTAAGGCTGTAACAAACACACCTATTAAATTTGCTGGTATGGGTGAAAAACTAGATGCAATTGAAGCGTTCCATCCAGAACGTATGGCATCCCGTATTTTAGGGATGGGAGACGTCTTAACATTAATTGAAAAAGCGCAAGCTACAGTTGATGAAGAGAAAGCAAAAGAACTTGAGCAAAAAATGCGTACGCTTTCGTTTACGCTTGACGATTTCCTAGAACAACTTGGACAAGTACGTCAACTTGGACCGCTTGACGAATTGTTAGGAATGCTTCCTGGTGCAAATAAAATTAAAGGGCTGAAAAATGCACAAGTTGATGAAAAACAAATTGGGCATATTGAGGCAATTATTCGTTCTATGACTAAATTAGAGCGAGAACAACCGGAAATAATCAATGCTAGTCGCAAAAAGCGCATTGCCAAAGGTAGCGGTACAACGGTACAAGAAATCAATCGTCTAATCAAGCAATTTGATGATATGAAAAAAATGATGAAGACGATGACTGGAATGCAAAAAGGTAAGAAAAAAGGACTAGGTGGATTGAAGTTTCCATTCATGTAA
- a CDS encoding putative DNA-binding protein translates to MLEKTTRMNYLFDFYQSLLTQKQRSYMSLYYLDDLSLGEIAEEFDVSRQAVYDNIKRTEAMLEEYEDKLVLLQKFQERQRLVAKLKQLISEEEHVNEEMKQVVEAIEKLD, encoded by the coding sequence ATGCTCGAAAAAACAACGAGAATGAACTATTTATTTGATTTTTATCAATCGTTGTTAACGCAAAAACAGAGAAGTTATATGTCGCTTTATTATCTAGATGATTTATCTCTTGGTGAAATTGCGGAAGAATTTGATGTAAGTCGCCAAGCCGTGTATGATAACATTAAACGGACTGAAGCGATGCTTGAAGAATATGAAGATAAATTAGTATTACTTCAAAAGTTTCAAGAGCGACAGCGACTTGTTGCAAAGCTAAAACAGCTAATCAGCGAAGAAGAGCATGTGAATGAAGAAATGAAACAAGTTGTTGAAGCTATCGAAAAATTAGATTAG
- the ftsY gene encoding signal recognition particle-docking protein FtsY, which produces MSFFKKLKEKISKQTDTVTEKFKHGLEKTRNSFADKVNDLVFRYRKVDEDFFEELEEILIGADVGVSTVMELIDQLKEEVQRRNIQDPKEVQAVISEKLVGIYKGDSDFSNEINVQEDQLTVVLFVGVNGVGKTTTIGKLAHKFKSEGKSVLLAAGDTFRAGAIEQLEVWGDRVGVEVIKQGSGSDPAAVMYDAVQAAKARKVDVLLCDTAGRLQNKVNLMKELEKVKRVIEREVPGAPHEVLLVIDATTGQNGLSQAKTFREATNVTGIVLTKLDGTAKGGIVLAIRNEMDVPVKFVGLGEQMDDLQQFDPEQYVYGLFANLVETEEV; this is translated from the coding sequence ATGAGCTTTTTTAAAAAGTTAAAAGAAAAAATTTCAAAACAAACAGATACGGTAACAGAGAAGTTTAAACACGGATTAGAAAAAACGAGAAATTCGTTTGCAGATAAAGTAAATGATTTAGTCTTTCGTTACCGTAAAGTAGATGAAGATTTTTTCGAAGAATTAGAAGAAATTTTAATCGGTGCGGATGTTGGCGTTTCGACAGTAATGGAATTGATTGATCAATTGAAAGAAGAAGTGCAACGTCGTAACATTCAAGATCCAAAAGAAGTACAAGCTGTTATTTCAGAAAAGTTAGTAGGGATTTACAAAGGTGACAGTGACTTTAGTAACGAAATTAATGTGCAAGAGGATCAATTAACAGTTGTTTTATTTGTCGGTGTTAACGGCGTAGGAAAAACGACGACAATTGGTAAACTAGCACATAAATTTAAATCGGAAGGTAAATCTGTTCTATTGGCGGCAGGAGATACATTCCGTGCTGGAGCGATTGAACAATTAGAAGTATGGGGCGATCGCGTTGGTGTAGAAGTGATTAAACAAGGATCAGGGTCTGATCCAGCAGCGGTTATGTATGATGCTGTACAAGCTGCAAAAGCACGTAAAGTAGACGTATTACTATGTGATACAGCAGGACGTTTACAAAATAAAGTGAACTTAATGAAAGAGTTAGAGAAAGTAAAGCGTGTAATTGAGCGCGAAGTACCAGGAGCTCCTCATGAAGTATTACTTGTAATTGATGCTACAACAGGACAAAACGGTTTAAGTCAAGCGAAAACATTCCGTGAAGCAACGAATGTTACTGGTATTGTTTTAACGAAGTTAGATGGTACTGCTAAAGGTGGTATTGTATTAGCGATTCGAAACGAAATGGATGTACCGGTGAAATTCGTTGGATTAGGGGAACAAATGGATGATCTGCAACAGTTTGATCCAGAACAATATGTGTATGGTTTATTTGCGAACTTAGTAGAAACAGAAGAAGTATAA
- the smc gene encoding chromosome segregation protein SMC, which translates to MFLKRLEIAGFKSFAERVSVDFVPGVTSVVGPNGSGKSNITDAIRWVLGEQSAKSLRGAKMEDIIFAGSDTRRAVNVAEVTITLNNEDQRLPIEYNEVCVTRRVSRSGDSDFYINKQSCRLKDIIDLFMDSGMGREAFSIISQGKVEEILSSKSEERRGVFEEAAGVLKYKLRKKKAEGKLADTQENLNRVQDIIHELSSQVEPLERQASIAKDYLEKKEELEKVEAALIVHEIEELHEKWEALRNQFGHNKNEEAKMSTDLQKGEEELEELRGQLQAVDESVDSLQEVLLLSSKELEKLEGQRELLKERKQNATTHCAQLEQLIVELTEKATSYDGEIESSTEVLMQFVNQVKDLETKLHDNERLLATFADNLEEQIENLKGDYIELLNQQASHRNELSMIEEQSKQQSSKNERLDEENAKYVEIRMEITAKKTKLVESYEQVKEKVAGILSNIQKTEAALGKCKAQYSENETKLYQAYQFVQQARSRKEMLEEMQEDYSGFYQGVREVLKARENKLQGIEGAVAELLTVPKEYEIAMEIALGAAMQHIVVQKEEHARDAIAFLKQNKHGRATFLPQAVIKGRSLSFEQLRIVNQHPSFVGVAAELVQYNNKYENVVSNLLGTVIVAKDLRGANELAKQLQYRYRIVTIEGDVVNPGGSMTGGAVKQAKSSLLGRQRELEEWTNKLTDMEEKTTKLENFVKAVKQEIQEKEVQIRELRQSVETERVDEQNLREEINRLELEEHRINDRLSIYDLEIEGFLQDQVKIQGRKEELEKILATLQAEITELDSKIAALTKQKSEQHSSKEKVQKEMTELKVLAAEKQQRLSNQKEKVERLTKEKEETDATLVKTKEDLAFLKQEMTSNSSGEEQITNMIEKKAYDRNQTSELIRSRREQRISLQERVERLERNLKETTGKHKYILEMLKDQEVKINRLDVELENRLQHLRETYTISFEAAKLKYTMTMPAEDARKKVKLIKLSIEELGTVNLGAIDEYERVAERHTFLLEQKDDLEEAKTTLHQLITEMDEEMKKRFSTTFEGIRMEFQSVFSELFGGGRADLVMTNPEDLLNTGIDIVAQPPGKKLQNLGLLSGGERALTAIALLFGILKVRPVPFCVLDEVEAALDEANVARFAQYLKKFSDETQFIVITHRKGTMEESDVLYGVTMQESGVSKLVSVRLDDGEELVASK; encoded by the coding sequence GTGTTTTTAAAAAGATTAGAAATAGCAGGATTTAAGTCTTTTGCTGAGCGTGTATCTGTTGATTTTGTCCCGGGTGTAACGTCTGTAGTAGGACCTAATGGAAGCGGGAAAAGTAATATTACTGATGCCATTCGCTGGGTACTTGGTGAACAATCTGCAAAATCATTACGTGGTGCAAAGATGGAAGATATTATTTTTGCAGGCAGTGATACGAGAAGAGCAGTTAATGTTGCTGAAGTAACAATAACTTTAAATAATGAAGATCAACGTTTACCGATTGAATATAATGAAGTGTGTGTAACACGTCGTGTATCTCGTTCTGGTGATAGTGATTTTTATATTAATAAACAATCATGTAGATTGAAAGATATTATTGATTTATTTATGGACTCTGGTATGGGAAGAGAAGCTTTTTCTATTATTAGTCAGGGGAAAGTTGAAGAAATCTTAAGTAGTAAATCAGAAGAACGTCGTGGTGTATTTGAAGAAGCTGCGGGAGTACTGAAATACAAACTTCGTAAAAAGAAAGCTGAAGGGAAATTAGCAGACACACAAGAAAACTTAAATCGTGTACAAGATATAATTCACGAATTAAGTAGTCAAGTAGAACCTTTAGAAAGACAAGCTTCTATTGCGAAAGATTATCTCGAGAAAAAAGAAGAATTAGAGAAAGTAGAAGCGGCGCTTATTGTACATGAAATTGAAGAATTACATGAGAAATGGGAAGCGCTTCGAAATCAGTTTGGGCATAATAAAAACGAAGAAGCTAAAATGTCAACGGATTTACAAAAAGGTGAAGAAGAGCTTGAGGAATTACGAGGACAATTACAAGCGGTAGATGAGTCTGTAGATTCCTTACAAGAAGTACTTCTTCTTTCTAGTAAAGAACTAGAAAAGTTAGAGGGACAGCGTGAGTTATTAAAAGAGAGAAAGCAAAATGCAACGACGCATTGTGCACAACTCGAACAGTTAATTGTTGAATTGACAGAGAAAGCTACAAGTTATGATGGTGAAATTGAATCAAGTACAGAAGTGTTGATGCAATTTGTGAATCAAGTGAAAGATTTGGAGACAAAATTGCATGATAATGAGCGATTGCTTGCAACTTTTGCTGACAATTTAGAGGAACAAATTGAGAATTTAAAAGGTGATTATATTGAACTTTTAAATCAACAAGCTAGTCATCGTAATGAGTTATCTATGATTGAAGAACAATCTAAACAACAAAGCTCTAAAAATGAACGCCTTGATGAAGAAAATGCGAAATATGTAGAAATACGTATGGAAATTACAGCGAAAAAGACGAAACTTGTGGAAAGTTATGAACAAGTGAAAGAAAAGGTAGCTGGTATCCTTTCGAACATACAAAAGACAGAAGCAGCACTTGGGAAATGCAAGGCACAGTATAGTGAAAATGAAACAAAACTGTACCAAGCGTATCAATTTGTACAACAGGCACGTTCTCGAAAAGAAATGCTAGAAGAGATGCAAGAAGACTACTCCGGTTTCTATCAAGGGGTACGTGAAGTATTAAAAGCTAGAGAAAATAAGTTGCAAGGTATCGAGGGTGCTGTTGCAGAACTGCTAACGGTACCGAAAGAATATGAAATTGCAATGGAAATTGCTCTAGGTGCAGCTATGCAGCATATTGTCGTACAAAAAGAAGAGCATGCTCGTGATGCAATTGCGTTTTTAAAACAAAATAAACATGGACGAGCAACGTTTTTACCGCAAGCTGTTATTAAAGGTAGATCGTTATCATTTGAGCAATTACGTATTGTAAATCAACACCCATCGTTTGTAGGTGTGGCGGCAGAACTTGTGCAATATAACAATAAATATGAAAATGTAGTTTCGAATTTATTAGGTACTGTTATTGTTGCAAAAGATTTACGCGGGGCGAATGAGTTGGCGAAACAACTACAATACCGTTATCGCATAGTAACAATCGAAGGTGATGTAGTGAACCCTGGTGGTTCTATGACAGGTGGAGCGGTAAAACAGGCGAAATCTTCTTTATTAGGACGTCAACGTGAATTAGAAGAGTGGACGAACAAGTTAACTGATATGGAAGAAAAAACAACGAAGTTAGAGAACTTTGTTAAAGCCGTAAAACAAGAGATTCAAGAAAAAGAAGTGCAAATACGCGAACTAAGGCAAAGTGTAGAAACAGAGCGTGTAGATGAGCAGAATTTAAGAGAAGAAATTAATCGTTTAGAATTAGAAGAACACCGTATTAATGATCGCTTATCTATTTACGATTTAGAGATTGAAGGCTTCTTACAAGATCAAGTGAAAATACAAGGGCGTAAAGAAGAACTAGAAAAGATTTTAGCGACTCTTCAAGCAGAGATTACAGAATTAGATAGCAAAATCGCGGCTTTAACAAAACAAAAAAGTGAGCAGCATTCTTCGAAAGAAAAAGTTCAAAAAGAAATGACTGAATTAAAAGTGTTGGCGGCTGAAAAGCAACAACGCTTATCTAATCAGAAAGAAAAAGTTGAACGATTGACGAAGGAAAAAGAAGAAACGGATGCAACGCTTGTCAAAACGAAAGAGGATTTAGCATTCTTAAAACAAGAAATGACATCGAATTCAAGTGGTGAAGAACAAATTACGAATATGATTGAGAAGAAAGCATATGATCGTAATCAAACTTCAGAGTTAATTCGCTCTCGTCGTGAACAACGTATATCTTTACAAGAGAGAGTAGAACGTTTAGAGCGTAATCTGAAAGAAACAACAGGTAAACATAAATACATTCTTGAGATGTTGAAGGATCAAGAAGTAAAAATAAACCGACTTGATGTAGAGTTAGAAAATAGATTACAACATTTACGTGAAACATATACGATTTCATTTGAAGCAGCAAAACTGAAGTATACAATGACGATGCCTGCCGAGGATGCACGTAAAAAGGTGAAATTAATTAAACTATCCATCGAAGAGCTAGGAACAGTAAACTTGGGAGCAATTGATGAGTATGAGCGTGTAGCAGAGCGTCATACATTCTTACTAGAGCAAAAAGATGACCTAGAAGAAGCGAAAACGACATTGCACCAACTAATTACTGAAATGGATGAAGAAATGAAAAAACGCTTTTCTACCACGTTTGAAGGAATTCGAATGGAGTTTCAATCGGTATTCTCTGAATTATTTGGAGGCGGTAGAGCGGATTTAGTCATGACGAATCCAGAAGACTTATTAAATACGGGTATTGATATAGTAGCGCAACCACCAGGGAAGAAACTGCAAAACTTAGGTTTACTGTCAGGTGGAGAGCGTGCTTTAACAGCAATTGCGCTGTTATTTGGTATTTTAAAAGTGCGCCCAGTCCCATTCTGTGTACTAGATGAGGTAGAGGCGGCTCTTGATGAGGCGAATGTTGCCCGTTTTGCTCAGTATTTAAAGAAATTTAGTGATGAGACACAGTTTATTGTAATTACACATAGAAAAGGTACAATGGAAGAGTCTGACGTATTGTACGGTGTAACAATGCAAGAGTCAGGGGTATCCAAACTTGTTTCGGTTCGTTTAGATGATGGAGAAGAACTAGTTGCAAGCAAATAG
- the rncS gene encoding ribonuclease III: protein MPYRKYREKKYETKYREAFKVFQEKIGITFTDEKLLTQAFTHSSYVNEHRKKPHEDNERLEFLGDAVLELTVSQYLFQKYPTMSEGELTKLRAAIVCEPSLVRFANELSFGSLVLLGKGEEMTGGRERPALLADVFEAFIGALYLDQGLETVWGFLKEIVYPKINEGAFSHVMDYKSQLQELIQRDGSGNIEYQILQEKGPAHNREFVSRVTLNNVALGLGSGKSKKEAEQQAAAEALKKLKEQR, encoded by the coding sequence ATGCCGTACCGAAAATATAGAGAAAAAAAATACGAAACAAAATATCGTGAAGCGTTTAAAGTATTTCAAGAAAAGATAGGTATTACGTTTACAGATGAAAAATTATTGACTCAAGCATTTACGCATTCATCGTATGTGAATGAGCATCGAAAAAAACCGCATGAAGACAATGAGCGTCTCGAATTTCTTGGAGATGCAGTATTGGAACTTACTGTATCGCAGTATCTGTTTCAAAAATATCCGACAATGAGCGAAGGAGAGTTAACAAAACTACGTGCAGCTATTGTATGTGAACCATCTCTTGTTCGTTTTGCAAATGAGTTGTCATTTGGTAGCCTTGTTTTATTAGGAAAAGGTGAGGAAATGACAGGTGGACGTGAACGACCAGCTTTATTAGCGGATGTCTTTGAAGCGTTTATTGGTGCCCTTTATCTTGATCAAGGGCTAGAAACAGTATGGGGATTCTTAAAAGAAATTGTATACCCTAAAATTAATGAAGGTGCTTTTTCTCATGTGATGGATTATAAGAGTCAATTACAAGAGTTGATTCAGCGTGATGGTAGTGGCAATATTGAGTATCAAATTTTGCAAGAAAAAGGACCGGCCCACAATCGAGAATTTGTGTCACGTGTTACGTTAAATAACGTGGCTTTAGGTCTTGGTAGTGGCAAGTCGAAAAAAGAAGCAGAGCAACAAGCTGCTGCAGAAGCTTTGAAAAAGTTAAAAGAGCAACGATAA
- the acpP gene encoding acyl carrier protein, which translates to MADVLERVTKIIVDRLGVEETEVVPAASFKEDLGADSLDVVELVMQLEDEFEMEISDEDAEKIATVGDAVTYIESHL; encoded by the coding sequence ATGGCAGATGTTTTAGAGCGTGTAACAAAAATCATCGTTGATCGTTTAGGAGTAGAAGAGACTGAAGTAGTACCAGCTGCAAGCTTCAAGGAAGATTTAGGAGCAGACTCCCTAGATGTAGTAGAACTTGTAATGCAATTAGAAGACGAATTCGAAATGGAAATTTCTGATGAAGATGCTGAAAAGATTGCTACTGTTGGCGATGCTGTGACTTACATAGAGAGTCATCTATAA
- the fabG gene encoding 3-oxoacyl-[acyl-carrier-protein] reductase produces the protein MLKGKVALVTGASRGIGRAIAIDLAKQGANVVVNYAGNEQKANEVVDEIKKLGSDAIAVRADVANAEDVTNMVKQTVDAFGQVDILVNNAGVTKDNLLMRMKEEEWDTVINTNLKGVFLCTKAVSRYMMRQRHGRIINIASVVGVTGNPGQANYVAAKAGVIGLTKTSAKELASRNITVNALAPGFIATDMTDVLDENIKAEMLKLIPAAQFGEAQDIANAVTFFASDQSKYITGQTLNVDGGMVM, from the coding sequence ATGTTAAAAGGGAAAGTAGCATTAGTGACCGGCGCTTCACGTGGAATTGGCCGTGCGATTGCGATTGATTTAGCGAAACAAGGGGCAAATGTTGTAGTGAATTATGCTGGTAATGAGCAAAAGGCAAATGAAGTAGTTGATGAAATAAAGAAATTAGGTTCGGATGCAATTGCAGTAAGAGCAGATGTTGCAAATGCTGAAGACGTTACAAATATGGTGAAACAAACTGTAGATGCATTTGGACAAGTCGATATTCTTGTAAATAATGCAGGTGTAACGAAAGATAATTTATTAATGCGTATGAAAGAAGAAGAATGGGATACAGTTATTAATACAAACCTAAAAGGTGTATTCTTATGTACGAAGGCAGTATCCCGATATATGATGCGTCAACGTCATGGACGTATTATTAATATCGCTTCTGTCGTTGGAGTAACAGGTAATCCAGGACAAGCAAACTATGTTGCTGCTAAAGCGGGTGTAATTGGATTAACAAAAACATCAGCAAAAGAGTTAGCGAGCCGCAATATTACTGTAAATGCACTTGCTCCTGGGTTTATTGCGACAGATATGACAGATGTATTGGATGAAAATATAAAAGCTGAGATGTTAAAATTAATTCCTGCAGCTCAGTTTGGCGAAGCGCAAGATATCGCAAATGCTGTAACGTTTTTTGCTTCTGATCAAAGCAAATATATTACAGGTCAAACGTTAAATGTTGATGGCGGTATGGTAATGTAA
- the fabD gene encoding ACP S-malonyltransferase, translating into MGKIAFLFPGQGSQAVGMGKQLAENNKEVANVFAKADEVLQDSLSEVIFEGPQEKLTLTTNAQPALLTTSFAILTALKEYDITPDFVAGHSLGEYSALVAAGALTFEDAVYAVRKRGEYMEEAVPGGEGAMAAILGADPHMLKQVTEEVTSEGYAVQIANMNSTKQIVISGTKQGVEIASQRAKENGAKRAIPLKVSGPFHSSLMKPAAEKFQSVLNEITIQDTNIPVIANVTADVITSGADIQEKLIEQLYSPVLWYPSIEYMVNQGVDTFIEIGPGKVLAGLMKSIDSSVKAYAIYDEETLKDTISNLRGEN; encoded by the coding sequence ATGGGAAAAATAGCATTTCTTTTTCCGGGCCAAGGTTCACAGGCAGTTGGAATGGGTAAACAGTTAGCAGAGAATAATAAAGAGGTTGCAAATGTGTTTGCAAAAGCAGATGAGGTGTTGCAAGATTCACTTTCAGAAGTGATTTTTGAAGGACCGCAGGAAAAGCTTACGTTAACGACGAATGCACAGCCTGCCTTATTAACAACGAGTTTTGCTATTTTGACAGCTTTAAAAGAGTATGATATTACACCAGACTTTGTCGCGGGGCATAGTTTAGGTGAATATAGCGCTCTAGTAGCAGCGGGTGCATTAACTTTTGAAGACGCTGTATATGCTGTAAGGAAACGTGGGGAATATATGGAAGAAGCTGTTCCTGGCGGAGAAGGTGCAATGGCGGCTATTTTAGGTGCTGATCCACATATGTTGAAACAAGTTACAGAAGAAGTAACAAGTGAGGGATATGCAGTGCAAATCGCTAATATGAATAGTACGAAGCAGATTGTGATTTCTGGAACAAAACAAGGAGTAGAGATTGCTTCTCAAAGAGCGAAAGAAAATGGTGCAAAGAGAGCAATTCCGCTTAAGGTAAGTGGACCGTTCCACTCTTCTTTAATGAAGCCAGCGGCGGAGAAATTCCAAAGTGTCTTAAATGAAATTACAATTCAGGATACGAATATTCCAGTTATTGCAAATGTAACAGCAGACGTTATTACAAGTGGTGCAGATATTCAAGAAAAGCTAATCGAACAGCTCTATTCGCCTGTCTTATGGTACCCATCTATTGAATACATGGTGAATCAAGGGGTAGACACATTTATTGAGATTGGACCTGGGAAAGTACTTGCTGGACTTATGAAGTCGATTGATTCATCAGTGAAAGCATATGCGATATACGATGAAGAGACATTAAAAGATACCATTTCAAATTTGAGAGGAGAAAACTGA
- the plsX gene encoding phosphate acyltransferase PlsX — MKIAIDAMGGDHAPKAVVLGAMKAIKEYSDLHITLVGKEEEIRQYLTSEERITILHTDEKIESTDEPVRAVRRKKQASMVLAAQQVKDGVADACISAGSTGALMAAGLFVVGRMEGIERPALSPTMPTVDGEGFVMLDVGANVDAKPIHLYQYAVMGSVYAEKVRGIKNPRVGLLNVGTEDGKGNELSKQVFAMLKDAPINFVGNVESRDLLQGVADVVVCDGFTGNVALKSLEGTALALFSMLKEQLMSSFTSKLAAAVLKPKLMVLKDKMDYSEYGGAALFGLKAPVIKAHGSSNDQSIFSAIRQTREMVAKEVIPTISSVMEKEPLQ; from the coding sequence ATGAAAATCGCAATAGATGCAATGGGCGGCGATCATGCTCCAAAGGCGGTCGTATTAGGAGCAATGAAAGCTATTAAAGAATACTCTGATTTACATATTACGTTAGTAGGGAAAGAAGAGGAAATTCGTCAATACTTAACGAGTGAAGAACGAATTACTATACTTCATACAGATGAAAAAATTGAATCGACAGATGAACCGGTAAGAGCGGTTCGTCGAAAAAAACAAGCTTCGATGGTACTAGCAGCGCAGCAAGTAAAAGACGGCGTAGCGGATGCTTGTATATCAGCTGGTAGTACAGGAGCTTTAATGGCGGCTGGATTGTTTGTTGTAGGTCGTATGGAAGGAATTGAGCGACCAGCTTTATCCCCTACAATGCCAACTGTTGATGGAGAAGGTTTTGTTATGCTAGATGTTGGAGCAAATGTTGATGCAAAACCAATTCATTTATATCAATATGCAGTAATGGGATCTGTGTACGCTGAGAAAGTAAGAGGAATTAAAAATCCTCGCGTTGGACTTTTAAACGTTGGAACAGAAGATGGAAAAGGGAACGAGCTTTCAAAACAAGTCTTTGCAATGCTTAAGGATGCCCCGATTAATTTCGTTGGGAACGTTGAATCAAGAGATTTATTGCAAGGTGTAGCAGATGTTGTTGTATGTGATGGGTTTACAGGGAATGTAGCGCTGAAATCATTAGAAGGAACAGCGCTCGCATTATTCTCTATGTTAAAAGAGCAGTTAATGAGTTCGTTTACGAGCAAGTTAGCAGCAGCGGTATTAAAGCCAAAACTTATGGTATTAAAAGATAAAATGGATTATTCGGAGTATGGAGGAGCAGCGTTATTTGGGTTGAAAGCTCCTGTCATTAAGGCTCACGGTTCTTCCAATGACCAATCAATATTTAGTGCGATTCGTCAAACGAGAGAAATGGTAGCGAAAGAAGTTATTCCTACTATTTCAAGCGTAATGGAGAAAGAGCCACTCCAATAA
- the fapR gene encoding transcription factor FapR, whose protein sequence is MKKRRSKKERQELLQQTIETNPFITDEDLAEKFQVSIQTVRLDRMELSIPELRERIKHVATKQHEEDVKSLPLEEVVGEIIDIELDRHAISIFEVKVEHVFKRNQIARGHHLFAQANSLAVAVIDEELALTAKSTIRYIRPVKLGERVVAKARVEDVENDKGRTVVKVRSFVGEELVFTGTFEMYRSSNYSEEGNNL, encoded by the coding sequence ATGAAAAAAAGAAGAAGTAAAAAAGAAAGACAAGAATTATTACAACAAACTATAGAAACGAATCCTTTTATTACGGATGAAGATTTAGCAGAAAAATTTCAAGTGAGTATACAAACCGTACGTCTTGATCGTATGGAATTATCTATTCCTGAATTAAGAGAAAGAATTAAACATGTAGCTACAAAGCAACATGAAGAAGATGTGAAATCTTTACCGTTAGAAGAGGTTGTCGGAGAAATTATTGATATAGAATTAGATAGACACGCGATTTCTATCTTTGAAGTGAAGGTAGAACACGTATTTAAAAGAAATCAAATTGCCCGTGGGCATCATTTGTTTGCCCAAGCAAACTCACTAGCTGTTGCGGTTATTGATGAAGAATTAGCTTTAACTGCAAAGTCTACCATTCGATACATTCGTCCTGTAAAATTAGGAGAGCGTGTTGTTGCAAAAGCGCGCGTTGAAGATGTAGAGAATGATAAAGGACGGACGGTTGTCAAAGTGCGTAGCTTCGTTGGAGAAGAACTTGTTTTTACAGGCACTTTTGAAATGTATCGATCTAGTAATTATAGTGAGGAAGGTAACAACTTATGA